Genomic window (Nitrosophilus kaiyonis):
TTGTAAAAGATTTAATTGATGAAAAAACATTTCTTGCATTTAGAAATCTTCCAAATGCTTACTTAATAGAGCCAAATGAATTGAATGCATATTTGGCAGCAGCATATAATGCGATTGTTATTGAGAAAGCTGTTTGGGAAAATTTAGTAAAAGAGGGCTAAGATGGCAGATATAACAGATATCAAATCAATAATATATACAGAAAAAACTTTGGGCCTTCAAGAAGAGGGATATATAGTGATTCAAACATCTGAAAAGATGACAAAGAATCAACTAAAAGAGGTATTAAAAGAGTATTTTGGTGTCAATCCTGTTAAAATCAATTCTTTAAAAGTAAATGGAAAAAAGAAAAGATTTAGAGGGATTGAAGGTAGAAGAACAAACTATAAAAAATTCTATGTGAAGTTGCCAGAGGGCACTCAGATAGAAAGTTTAGCGGTGTAAGGATAGAAAATGGCGATAAAAACATATAAACCGTATACACCTAGTCGTAGATTTATGACTACGCTTGATAATAGCGATATAACAAGTAGACCAACAGTTAGAAAACTACTTAAAAAACTTCCTGCAAAAGCAGGTAGAAATAGTTATGGAAGAATTACATCAAGA
Coding sequences:
- a CDS encoding 50S ribosomal protein L23, with the translated sequence MADITDIKSIIYTEKTLGLQEEGYIVIQTSEKMTKNQLKEVLKEYFGVNPVKINSLKVNGKKKRFRGIEGRRTNYKKFYVKLPEGTQIESLAV